Part of the Hippoglossus stenolepis isolate QCI-W04-F060 chromosome 4, HSTE1.2, whole genome shotgun sequence genome is shown below.
ATCTTCCTGCTCAACCTGTCCCTCTCCGACCTGCTTTTCCTCTTCACTATGCCCCTGTGGATCAACTATTACCACATGGACCACAACTGGAAGCTGGGCGTTATGTCTTGCAGCGTAGCGGGCTTCTTCTACTACTCCAACATGTACATAAGCatcttcctgctctgctgcatcTCCGTGGATCGTTGCATTGTGGTCACGTATCCGCTCCGCTCCAAGACCCATCGCACGTCTCGCTACGCCTGGGTGATGTGTTTCGTTGTTTATGCTGTAGTGGTGGTGATGCACATCATGGTGCTGATCCATGACAACCTCAAAGATGCCCACGATGACAAGAACAGCCTTGACCGTTGTTATGAGACTTACCCCATGGAGACGCCCATTGCTGTGTTCAACCTGATCAGAGTGGCCGTTGGCTTCCTGCTGCCCCTGCTGGTGCTGGCGGTGAGCTACTGGAAGGTGCTGGCTACTGTGGGCCAGAGTCCAGGCCTGAGTGCCCAGGCCAAGAGGAAGGTCCGCATGCTGTCCTTCGGGGTGATTGGGATCTTCTCGATTTGCTTTGCTCCATATCACATTCTCCTGCTCGCACGTTCGCTAGCCTACTTTTACAGTGAAGACACAAAACCCAAAGGAAGCTATTGCCAGTTTGAGCAAAACATGCACTTCTTCTTCTCGTGCACGCTGGCGCTGTCCAGTCTGAACTGCGTGGTGGACCCCGTGCTGTACGCGCTGGTCAGTAACGGGATCCGGGAGGAGGTGAAACTGTGCTGCAGGAGGCACAGAAAGACACAGGCGGAGGGTTGTACTTTAGCTTCATacagcagaggaaagacaaCTAATactaatttaatataaaacgAGCTGCACATAAGTGGAAAAGTGCGTCTGCGCATTCGTTtgcatatgtgtttgtgtgtaagcaTGTACATGATTATGCGTAATACTGTAGCTGTTTAAAGTCATGTCTGCCTCTCCAGTTTTAGCCTGTGAGGATTGATGGATTATTCCTAATCAACCTTTGTGTGCGATCAGATATCCACTGAAAGAGCCGCATTGCcacctttgtttttctcctccttcataTCCTGCACGGAGGTTGAATAAAATGCATCTCAGAGCTCTGTAATTGGACTGTAGCCCCAGGTTCTGCTCTCCCAAGAGTTCTCCAGCGACGGCCACTTCTGTGTTTGCGAACGGACACGACTGCAGTTGAAGAGCCCTTGTGTTTTCCTTACAATCTATACAAGGATGTTGAGACTGTGATTGTGTGACCCTGGTATAAATAATGCATTAACTGTGATGCATGCTGTAAAAATAAGCCCTTATGAGCATGACTGTCTGACTGTCAGTAAAACGTGTTAAATGTGAACTCAAATAAACCAGTGGTTGGATCAGGTGCTCTGGTTTTAGGTTGTGTTTGGTTCATGCAGACACTGTGAGATGATCAGAGTTGCagttgacattttaaacatctCCACAGGGAGTGAAGGGCTCAGGAAAGATCAGATGAGAGCCAAGCCGGTGCGTGGGTGATGAAAATACAAGACAAAAAGAGCCcgaaagacaaaacaaattttCTCTTGTTGGCTGTAATAAATGTACataacgagtgtgtgtgtgtgtgtatatacttgtttttgttgcctcttttccagcataaacagtGACCAGAGTCCAGCCCTAATGACATCATTTTATGAGCTCCTGGTTAGGATTACTGGtaagatgtgatgtgatgtggtTAGGTTAGGGCAGTGATTCTCAAACTGTGGGGCGCGGAGGCATAACAGGTGGGGCCGCGACCGAGAGGGGGAAATGTGATGGGGAACTGTTGTGACGGAATCTTTTTTTACGGCGGAACAGTAAACAAAATCGTGCTTTCAGCGTAGCCATAGTGTTCGGTCAGCGACGTGGATGAAATGGAGAGATATTTGACAGGGacgaaaaaaggaaaacaagccGTGCTTCCGAGACAGACAAGAAACAGTGTTCAAAAATcaagttgaaaagaaagtaTGACGAAGCCTATCTTGCTCTTTCGTGCGCTCTctatctgatgtgtgtgtgaagctgcacGTCGATACATCACCAGCTGACCACAGGACATATAAGCAGTATGGACAGTATGAACCCTGATGCGGTGTAGGATTCTCTTAAAGCCTACAAAGCCAATCTCTTGCGCAGTAGATGATGCACAGGCAGCCCAGTCTCCTGGATTATtactctgtttgtctttcaaatCCTATtgaaaaaacaagtgaaataaTTTTCAGTTAACTTTTGGTATTTGTCTGAAACCTTCTTTTACAGTTTCCTAATTACCTTGATCAAAAGAATATTCTAGGCGGCATtacttgtgtttaaaatatgttatattttcagGAGACgaggctgctgttgttgttcagtGTTAAAAACTTGTTTGGTGGTTTGTTAGTTGGTTTTAACATTatgagatagggcatttttgaCTTCACTGCattttccaagggaataattcacagatcttgatgaaataaattagACATATTTGATTGAACTAATTGAATTCGCTTGATTGAAATTAAGGGGAttcttttctaaatcaggggccataaagaggccacaatttacataaaggggccaattatatgcAGTTATATGCCACACATCAttgattatattttgaaaagtgttccttgttcaagcacattgagTAATTCAAAGAAGGCTTAGAAAATAGAAATTCTTCACAAGTTGTCACATCTATTCTTGGTATTTTTAGTAAGTGAccaggggcacttcagggaccaatcagatttcagccaGGGCACAGtgcccctggatccgcccctgctgctctgtggcctGGCGGTGGTATGTGCCTTCCTGAGTTCCATTCTATTTTTTTCTGAAGTCAGTCCCATGTAAAGCACCTGCTGCCCGAAATACTCGCTCGAGCCTTGTGTATGTTAGTCACTGGGTGAACGTGATCCCTGAACTAATCCTTAAAAGATTGATCAAAATGATTTATATCTTCAGTTGGAGCAAATGGCTTTAAGATGGTAAGTATTGATAGTTGGACTTGTTGGCCTGGGCTGAAAAAGGGCCTATCTCACActgttcaagaaagtgaaaaaaatgatcctggatctgcctcctgatccagatcctcaccaaaatgtaacaggttcttccctgacagcCAAGTTTCAAGATAATCCATCGCGTTTTCGCATGATCTtgctcacagaaaaacaaacaagcatagaaaacacaatgacaagCCCTAACTGGTGATGTTTTATTTGCCACATCAGGTTTTCATCAGGTCCACAGCTCACTCTGTgcaagaggcagagaaagggatggaaaaagaaagaaaaacctatTCATACAAATCCATGTGAGGTTCAACAATGACGTCCTTCGATCTCTATTATTAGACCTCAGTATTCTAACCAGTCATGGCTTAATGTAATATGAAGCAGCACTTCTTGAAAGAGCGACTTGAAgtgcagtttaaaaacattacCTGAGGCCGCACTCCATCATCTGGTGGCATTAGACCcaagttattacattttctgtcgACTGAGCTTTTAATGAGCAAAGTCAGGCTGTAGCCAGACTCCCTGGGAAATCAATAGTTTCATTGATTAGCTGCTGTGACTCATAAGCTCATAATGCAGGCTTGGTTTAAATGCATTATATACTCAAGCTATTTTAAGACAATGTTACATTAGCACTGAGTACTgtgtaacaaacaaaacaatagaaaaagtAATGTTTCATCTCCTCTGCTGTAAGTTATAAGCAATCACTGCTAATCAGTTAAAACCTCTGTTAAACGCTGGTTTCCTCCTTCACActgttgttgtgtctttaaTGAAACAGCCAGTCATTATAATCAAACTCCATTTTACACAGACACAACGCATTTCACAAGCTCAAACCCAGATTAGTTAGATTAGAGATTTCATTTGGATCACAATAGGCAGGATATTCGATTTTCCCAATGCAACTCACGCActagagtttgtgtttctgttagTGAGTGTATAGTAATGCATAGTCTTTACTGCCTACTTGAATTGATAAACAAAAGTGTTTGATATGTCTTTCgttagtttttttcaaattggaAATAAAATCAAGTGAGCTTTATTTACAGCCCCAAAATAATCTATACGTCACTTTATATTcttaaaagatatatatatatatatatatatatatacactaccgttcaaaagtttggggtcacccagacaatttcgtgttttccatgaaaactcacacttttattcatcaaatgagttgcaaaatgaatagaaagtatagtcaagacattgacgaggttagaaataatgatttttatttgaaatattaattttgttcctcaaactttgctttcgtcaaagaatgctccatttgcagcaattacagcattgcagacctttggcattctagctgttaatttgttgaggtaatctgtagaaatttcaccccacgcttcctgaagcacctcccacaagttggattggcttgatgggcacttcttgcataCCCTacagtcaagctgctcccacaacagctcaatggggttgagatctggtgactgcgctggccactccattacagacagcataccagctgcctgcttcttccctaaatagttcttgcataatttggaggtgtgctttgggtcattgtcctgttgtaggaggaaattggctccaatcaagcgctgtccacagggtatggcatggcgttgcaaaatggagtgatagccttccttatttaaaatccctttaccttgtacaaatctcccactttaccagcaccaaagcagccccagaccatcacattacctccaccatgcttgacagatggcgtcaggcactcttccagcatcttttcacttgttctgcgtctcacaaatgttcttctgtgtgatccaaacacctcaaactttgattcgtctgtccataacactttttccaatcttcctctttccaatgtctgtgttcttttgcccatatcaatcttttctttttattggccagtctcggatatggctttttctttgccactctgcctagaaggccagcatcccggagtcgcctcttcactgtagacgttgacactggcgttttgcgggtaccatttaaagaagctgccagttgaggacctgtgaggcgtctatttctcaaactagagactctaatatacttgtcttcttgctgagttgtgcaccggggcctcccacttctctttctactctggttagagcccgtttgtgctgttctctgaagggagtagtacacaccgttgtaggaaattttcagtttcttcgcaatttctcgcattggaatagccttcatttctaagaacaagaatagactggagagtttcacatgaaagttctctttttctggccattttgagagtataatcgaacccacaaatgtgatgctccagatactcaactagctcaaaggaaggccagttttatagcttctctcaccagcaaaacagttttcagctgtgctaacataattgcacaagggttttcaagggttttctaatcatccattagtcttctaaggcgattagcaaacacaatgtaccttagaacactggagtgatagttgctggaaatgggcctctatacacctatgtagatatttcattaaaaaccagacgtttccacctagaatagtcatttaccacattaacaatgtatagagtgtatttctgattaatttaatgttatcttcattgaaaaaaacagtgcttttctttgaaaaataaggaaatttctaagtgaccccaaacttttgaacggtagtgtatatatatatagacaaacaataaacactgcACTATAGGCATAAGATTCATTAGATTTATAATAGtgagaaaaaaattacaatattgaATGAGTAGATAACAAACATATAAAATTAATTACCCAATGTGGCGGATCAGagtggttttcatgtgtttaCTACTTTTGCACAACTGTAAGGTTGAATATGCAATAATTAATACTAATCCTCTACGTGCAGTTTTCTTTGAGCTCTAAAAACATTGTGTTAtctttaaaatttgttttggttttccagtTTTCAAACTCAGCACTCATCAGCCTCGCCGCAGGCAGCAGGCAGCAGGCAGCAGCCAGCCGCTGTTATAAACATCTGATAACACATCAGCACACAGATCCTGCACAGCACCAAACATCACATACACTTGTAAAATCTAATCCaattccatatatatatatagattctACCTTCATGAGGACGATAAGGTTCAGTTTTGACTGTCAGAGaggtcattttttttatttctcttgagGTTATGTTTGCTGAGGTGATGAACTGGGCTACATTGTAATGATAGGTGTTTCTTATGATTTGACATCCCCAAAACACAAGGGGGAAATATTAGAAACACATTGCAATATAATAAAGTCCAGTAAACGACCACTAAATACAACCTTATTGATAGACATAAGATAGAATGGCACACTCTACAATGGTAGAGAGCAtatacctccaccgaggcccaacactCCATCATGTTTGCTTGGACCAACTATTACAGATCCATATAAACTGTTTATTCCCCACTAAATCCACATGATCTTCTCTACACACTGGTGATAGTTACACGTTTCTAGCTCCTATTTATTACAGTATGGCAGCTGGAAAAATCCTACTCACCACATTTTAAATCCACTAGGTCCGGATATGCACCAAAGtgcacacagtcataaatatgAGTCCCCTATATGTCTACTTTTTTCCCTAAATTTTTCCCCAGGAAATCTGAGAACCTCTTGCATtgtttaaagaaagtaaaacaaacaaacaaagagaccGGGGGTAATTAGCGCCTTTGTGTTACAAATGAGGTTTTACCAAAAAGTGTCAAACACACTAATTAATGCGATTTATGTGTTGCGCTGGATTACATTATTCTGTACAGGTTTATCTGATAAAGTGGCCAAGGAGTTCAAAACCAAAaaccaaaaacagaaacataaagtTATTTCAGTTGTGTAATAAgtgatgaattaaaaaagttaCAAACAAGAGACACAGAATATTTCCccacatttttaattcatacacaaatgaatgaacaaacaAGTACGACATATTTTGACACCTGCATAAATATAAAGCCAGCCGgttactttctctctttttaattgCGTCATTGTGCTTGAACACTCATGCAAGTTTATGTACAACAAACTTTAACCACAGTATATGGGGGAACGTAATTCTAACTCATCACATTAGGGAGCTTAGTTTGTTTATACAAACAGGTCTCAGCCAGAATCCACTCAACCTTGTGTCAGGTTAAACATTAAAGTTTGCATATTCATGAAAATCAACCACATGAAGAGAATAAACTGGTGCAGTTCTCAGTCCTGTGGACACAGAAAGTCAGAACTTGATCTCTATAATTAAAAGAGGACAAAATATCAACTCTGCATCctaattatttttcatctttgtgttgtttgaatgGAATTTTTCTACATCATAGCGTCACACTTGTTGCTGTGAGAGGCAGAAAAATAATACTTTAATTTGGACTTTTACGTCCACAGTGCAATAATTTACGTGTAATTGTTTTTGCACAGTTTGTTggctatttgtttattttagtttcttaTTTTTAAGAGCCGCATCATAACTGATCAAGATGCTTCACACTCCTCATTTTCAATGCAGGTGACAGGCTGATATCCCCccttttaaaatgacatgtaacctaaaattacaactttattctcataaaattaGGACTTTGTTCATGTAAAATTACAACATAAACAACCTTATTCTtcaaaatattagattttttccCCTTCAAGCAGCTCTGGTTTGAAATGAGGAAACGACTCAGCTGAAAAATGCATCAAAAGCAACAGAATGTGATGATGTGTGATGTGGGTATGTCAGTCAAATGACCACAAATGACATTCAGCAAATAATCAGAGTGTTGGTAGATAGATGGAAGATAGATGATAACCAAGGAACGGACACTGTGCCTGGTATGAGGGCAGTTGAGGAACTGACCTCCCCTGTGAAGAACGGAGCAGTGACTCCTGCAGACCCTCTCAGAATCACCACCAGGGAAAGAATCAGACTGAGTGGAGTTGACCGCAGTCTCGTCTGCTGAGCAGCAAAGTAATGTGATTGTTGAAAGGTGACAGTTGGCCTCAGGTGCATTGGCTGGAAATCTGGGTCTTGTCACCTTCAGCTAAAGCTACACTGGGTCACTTGGTTCCTGTCAGTAGGCTGACCAATAGATTCTGGTTATTTTGGTTCAAGCCTCCTGTGCCACCCCTTTGTGGGCGGATGGAACACACAGTGTTGTGGTATTTCTGCAGACAGACAATGTGCTGTGTGCTATAATGCTTTTATTGTGTGAAATGCAAAGATGCAACCTTCCATTTAATTGCGGAAAAAATAATAAACGATCATAAATGtaatcataaatcataaaatcataaacagtaataataattgtGAAAACTGTAGACCTCATAATAACTAAGTATCCACGTGGCCTAAATGTGATTTGGATCAAAAGAGCTGCTTCTCATGGTGAATCTTTTTCACAGGAGATGTGTTTGAAATTGACTTGATTGCCAGACCTtgataaacaaaaaatgattaATCTTAGTTGATGGAAATGCAACAGAAGTGGCGTCAGAACACCGACACTGATGGCTGGCTTTATTGTTCATGGTTTGAATATTGAATTGATCATTGTGTAAATCTTGTTTTCCAGACAGAGCCAAAGCAATGAGACTCCGTTTATTAGCCTCACTGCCATTCAGCCATTCAGCCATTATATATTTAGAACTGATTACATTTCACAAGCAGGGCTTTTAAGATTTCAGCTGCATATACTGCTGCATACAGGCCTAGATCCACACAACTGTACTgctacatacacacaaacacacagttatttatctgtgtgCACAGTTAGACATTGGAGCCAAATAACACAATGAAAGTAAAATAGCAGGTAAAACATGTGCATTTTAAGAGAGCAATCTAATATAATGTAGAAGATATGTTATATGTTAgccataatatataatatgacATAACTGAAATAGGATATAAGAgacatttaaatcacattttgtctttAGCCTTGTCTTCATGTTCCAAATCCATGTCTCCCGTGAAGTCAAGCGTATAGTGTTCACATAAAACCAGACTCTGTGAGCTCAGTAACCATCCCTGGTCTCAGCATCCAGCACAAGTCAGAGCCAAAGAGTATGTTTATGCTGCAGCATCTGCTTAATGTTGACACCAGCAGCTCAGCCATCCAAGAAAAGCACAGGGATCCGAATGGATGACTTAATCTTCTTCATCATAAAAATGAACGCCAGTCTGGACTTGATCTTTTCCTGTTTGTAATAAGTAACCTTATTTAGAATTACCTCTGGTAACACTGTACAAGTcacaaaatgatgtaaaaattatttaaatgtatatatgcaGAGAAGCTTCATATTTCATTAACATCCATTTTAGGGTTGCAGGTGTTAGCTTgtgagtagtagtagtagtagtagtagtagtagtagtagtagtagtagtagtagtagtagcatcagtagaagtagtagtagtattatcagcagcagcagtagtagtatTAGCAGcaatagtagtagtagcagaCACAGGTTGAAATCAGCTCCTTGATGTCGCCGTCTCCAGCACTGCGCTCTGACGCTTGCGGCAAGGACAGAGGTAGCCTTTCAGGTGCATGCGGACTTTGCTGTGCAGTGAAGCGTAGATGAACGGGTTGTAGCACGCAGAGCTCATAGCTACTAAATGGCAGCAGACCTGTAAGACATTAATGTAGCGCTTCCCTATGAAGTGGAAGTCCGGGTCCAGGTCCAGCAACAGGTTCAGGACCTACACAGTGACATGGCAACAATTGTGATAAAGTCTGTAGGGAATTCTTGAAAATATACCATTTGTAAGATTGTGAAAATGACTTTGCTTCCCCTGGATAGTAGTGCAACAACAAAGGGACACTGGGTAGATAACCATGCATGCAGTAATGGTGTGCTAGGTAGAATGCTGATACTGCTTAATTTACCCAACTGGCAAACTTAGgctttaaaggagacacattttgcTTGTATTCAGgttaataattttaatttgggttattgcttaaaaaatgtttacatgctcaAATCttcataaaacacatcacagtcCTCAtactgtccactgctgcagctcctcttttcagcctctgtctgaaacgctttaggctcctgtctctttaagacccccctccTAAAcgcccagtctgctctgattggccagctagCCCTTATATTTTTAGGCttaatttgttattgttttattcactgtattctattctattttttatattgtgcaGCTACTCTGATCTTGGAGCAAGCCGGGACAAGAATTTACTtcgggattaataaagtctttTCTGATCATTcccatcttatcttatctttctGTGGGAGAGGGGAGGTTCCTTTACCACAGACTTTGCATTTTTTATCTTCACAGACATTTTTGGCACATTTCACCAATCTTACTTGCAAACCATTCATGGGCAGACACTTGTAAAACGTGAGGCTGCCACAATTTTTGATTCGTTTGTCAGCAGGGTCTTCAAAACACTTCGAAACTGGCCAAGGTCTGTGCTAGAACGCCACAATATAAACTCTGCATTCTTCTTCCATTATGTGATCCTaatctgtttgtattttgcaaGGCTCATTGTGGATGCAGCGTTTGTTTTGTGGACACAATTACCTGTAGATGAGCTTCTGTGCTCAGTGATGTGTCAAATCTAATCATCTGGTCGACAATAAAGGCTTCACCCTTTTTGTATCACTCCACTGCTCTCGAGTCTATTATTTCTAGGCAGATATTTGTCAACTTGATCTTCCTCCTAAGCCTCTGCCAAATCAAGGTCGTGCTTAGAATCTCCTAAACTGAACATTTCAGATATGGAGTAAGAGAGGTGGATAGTCCAACTGAGATGGCCGTAGACTCACCTGCAGTGGTAGCCAACACAGGGCGAAGGCCAGAACTGAGGCCACCAGAAGATAGAAggtcttcttcctcctttggCTCCAGCGCTGCTGACTGTTGGATGGCTCCCCGGGTATTGAATAGCGCTTTAGGCTGACAGTGATGGCACAGTAGGACATGCTGACGGACAGCAGGGGGATCATATAGGAGGCTATGAGGATGAAGCAGGAATAAAGCAGCCGCAGATTGCCACTATTTGGCCAGAATTCTTCACAAACCACCAAGTCGATACCACTCGGCCGCAGGTCCACATACCGAGtatagagagagggaggtgcgGCCAGAGCCAGAGATAAGAGCCATACACCCAGAGTCACTGCACCACAGCCCCACACAGAAATCCTCTTCCGAACCGGGTGAGCTGacacagaaaggaaacaaacacagacattgtgTACAACAGATGAAAGCATATGAATATTTCACACATTACATGTAGTATGAGTAGAAGTGAGATTAAAACCTATTTTAAACTAGAATGGTTCAGTAGAGCACTTACCTCTACCAGGGCTGAAATTCAATctagctgcaccaaatttcacaaactcatagaAATCATTTCCCtaaaatatgcctgatttttatcatttaattgaTATATAATATCCATAGCTCATTATTATAAAAGTGACCcctaaatcattttaaataatgttaaGACACTTTTACTCAGTGAGGAAATAAGTAATGTAATATGTATGTAAAAATACCCCATTCTAAGTCCTGCATTAAAATCCTACTCAGCTAAAGGTGCATATATTGGCATTAGCAACAAACTGTTGTTTCAGTATCAGAGTGaaagaacatttttttattccctctgactgatatattattatatacgACATAATTAGATGATTAATACTGAAGCGTCTGTGTTTCAGCAGCATGATGTAGCTGCATCAGGTGGAGCTACTTTGAGTTGGGCTTTATAGCGACACCAGATAAATCCGAGGGGTCATCAGATGATTAATGGGAGAAGCAAGAGGAAACAAGTTCTGATACAAACATCAGCTTTCattttttagactttttatcTAAGTTAAACTTTCATTTAATTGTATcatttgcatttaaacattCACTAAAATGAAAACCACATGAGAGTTTTGAAGGGAAAGAACACAACTTGGTGGAGATTGTTTGATAT
Proteins encoded:
- the gpr184 gene encoding G protein-coupled receptor 184 — its product is MNATQSPGVCVKIGASPISDLLMSVYILVFIFGLVFNVLTLGPIWQQVRRQNILGIFLLNLSLSDLLFLFTMPLWINYYHMDHNWKLGVMSCSVAGFFYYSNMYISIFLLCCISVDRCIVVTYPLRSKTHRTSRYAWVMCFVVYAVVVVMHIMVLIHDNLKDAHDDKNSLDRCYETYPMETPIAVFNLIRVAVGFLLPLLVLAVSYWKVLATVGQSPGLSAQAKRKVRMLSFGVIGIFSICFAPYHILLLARSLAYFYSEDTKPKGSYCQFEQNMHFFFSCTLALSSLNCVVDPVLYALVSNGIREEVKLCCRRHRKTQAEGCTLASYSRGKTTNTNLI
- the si:dkey-202l22.3 gene encoding 7 transmembrane receptor domain-containing protein: MDIFMDFSVTSNISHETGQEGSKSQGLNRSDPLDSFVGMELLLRFKPLFLPLYCLVVAVAGVGNSILLACILADKKLHNATNIFIGNLAAGDLLMCLSCVPLTVSYAFDSHGWAFGRPLCHLVPLLQCATVFASVLSLTAIAVDRYVVVGKGNGSNYNVCVCFLSVSAHPVRKRISVWGCGAVTLGVWLLSLALAAPPSLYTRYVDLRPSGIDLVVCEEFWPNSGNLRLLYSCFILIASYMIPLLSVSMSYCAITVSLKRYSIPGEPSNSQQRWSQRRKKTFYLLVASVLAFALCWLPLQVLNLLLDLDPDFHFIGKRYINVLQVCCHLVAMSSACYNPFIYASLHSKVRMHLKGYLCPCRKRQSAVLETATSRS